A portion of the Krasilnikovia cinnamomea genome contains these proteins:
- a CDS encoding zf-HC2 domain-containing protein yields the protein MTPSVSDEHDELRLLLGGYLLGGLDEGDTDRLDAHLHGCDQCRDELDRLAPIPELLQRLPEAARDAERGGTLVSLSARPSPERVEELLSRMRAERTRGRRMAQVRWLAAAAVVLIAALIGFGVVTADRRTPPTDALPSPELVTARFEPATGSGLTGQAVVTPKAWGVAISLDMSRVEGKGPFVCQVRDSAGHVEQAAAWGATSTGEAKVTGASSVHLGDVEAISIADRDGHVLGTATLS from the coding sequence ATGACCCCGAGCGTGTCCGACGAACACGATGAGCTGCGCCTGCTGCTCGGCGGTTACCTGCTGGGCGGGCTCGACGAGGGCGACACCGACCGGCTCGACGCGCACCTGCACGGCTGCGACCAGTGCCGCGACGAGCTGGACCGGCTGGCGCCGATCCCCGAACTGCTGCAACGCCTGCCGGAGGCCGCCCGCGACGCCGAGCGGGGCGGCACCCTGGTCTCGCTGTCCGCCCGGCCCAGCCCGGAACGGGTCGAGGAGCTGCTCTCCCGGATGCGCGCGGAGCGCACCCGGGGACGCCGGATGGCCCAGGTCCGGTGGCTGGCCGCGGCCGCGGTGGTGCTGATCGCGGCGCTGATCGGCTTCGGCGTGGTCACCGCGGACCGGCGCACTCCGCCCACCGACGCGCTGCCCAGTCCCGAGTTGGTGACCGCCCGGTTCGAGCCGGCGACCGGCAGCGGCCTGACCGGTCAGGCCGTCGTCACCCCGAAGGCGTGGGGGGTCGCGATCTCGCTGGACATGTCCCGGGTGGAGGGCAAGGGACCGTTCGTCTGCCAGGTGCGGGACTCGGCCGGGCACGTGGAGCAGGCCGCCGCCTGGGGTGCCACCTCCACCGGCGAGGCCAAGGTGACCGGGGCCAGCTCCGTCCATCTGGGCGACGTTGAGGCGATCTCCATCGCCGACCGGGACGGCCACGTGCTCGGGACCGCCACCCTGTCCTGA
- a CDS encoding TetR/AcrR family transcriptional regulator, with the protein MTEPDLPSPPWRHGSRRRPRAARPPLSRDQIVEAGLRIVAAEGVEAASMRRVAAEFGTGPSSLYAHVANRDELLDLMFDRACAGIEVPEPDPDHWPEQVKQMARESYTRLMRYRDLARAALATVPTGPNALRITEATMAVLLAGGVPPKIAGWAVDRIFLYLVAEVYESSLRQASIEATGKDPEQYFAHWVEQLAAYYESLPPQHFPHLHRHARDITGGGGDERFLFGLDLLVDGLARYVQTPAKRSAGTA; encoded by the coding sequence ATGACCGAGCCGGACCTGCCCTCGCCTCCCTGGCGTCACGGGAGCCGCCGCCGCCCCCGCGCCGCGCGACCCCCGCTCTCCCGCGACCAGATCGTCGAGGCCGGGCTGCGGATCGTCGCGGCCGAGGGGGTCGAGGCGGCCAGCATGCGGCGGGTGGCGGCCGAGTTCGGCACGGGCCCGTCCAGCCTGTACGCCCACGTGGCGAACAGGGACGAACTGCTCGACCTGATGTTCGACCGGGCCTGCGCCGGCATCGAGGTCCCCGAGCCGGATCCCGACCACTGGCCCGAGCAGGTCAAGCAGATGGCGCGGGAAAGCTACACCCGGCTGATGAGGTACCGCGACCTCGCCCGCGCCGCGCTGGCCACCGTCCCCACCGGACCGAACGCGCTGCGGATCACCGAGGCGACGATGGCCGTCCTGCTGGCCGGCGGCGTCCCACCCAAGATCGCCGGCTGGGCGGTCGACCGCATCTTCCTGTACCTGGTCGCGGAGGTCTACGAGAGCTCGCTGCGGCAGGCGAGCATCGAGGCCACCGGCAAGGACCCCGAGCAGTACTTCGCCCACTGGGTCGAGCAGCTCGCCGCCTACTACGAAAGCCTGCCCCCGCAACACTTCCCGCACCTGCACCGGCACGCCCGCGACATCACCGGCGGCGGTGGCGACGAGCGGTTCCTCTTCGGACTCGACCTGCTGGTCGACGGCCTCGCCCGGTACGTGCAAACTCCGGCGAAACGGTCTGCGGGCACGGCCTGA
- a CDS encoding MFS transporter produces MILAVEVMDLLDSLVTTIAGPVIRAELGGSLSLIQWLGAAYTLAMAVGLLTGGRLGDIYGRRRMFLIGAAGFTVASLLCAVAWSPGVLVGARAVQGLFGAVMLPQGLGMIKQMFSDKEQAKAFGAFGPVMGLSAVGGPILAGWLVDADYFGVGWRMIFFINLPLGIFAIMGALRFLPEYRAERTPRLDVAGVLLAAVGAFLLLYPLVQGRELDWPVWVFVMLAAGVVLFVAFGRYEAARERAGRDPLVTPSLFRKRAFTGGLALGLFFFAVLIGTGLVFTLYLQVGLGYSPLKAGLTTLPQALGTVVGFVAAGAGLSERLGRRLLLIGTVVMGLGMIGVALTVRGAGADISPYQLSPALLVLGAGMGLAMAPFFNIVLAGVDDAETGSASGALTSVQQLGGAFGIAILGTIFFGLLPGAVAHHVDTSAGELRAQLTAAAVPPAAQPAIIAGIRACLADRVAEDDPEVQPASCRSGAAPGAAAPADPAIAGYAERAVRDGFRDVTVRTLGVALVLLVAAFGLGFLLPRRARPAAAGH; encoded by the coding sequence GTGATCCTCGCGGTCGAGGTCATGGACCTGCTGGACTCGCTGGTCACGACGATCGCCGGCCCGGTCATCCGCGCGGAGCTGGGTGGCTCGCTGAGCCTCATCCAGTGGCTCGGCGCGGCATACACCCTGGCCATGGCCGTCGGCCTGCTGACCGGCGGGCGGCTCGGCGACATCTACGGGCGGCGTCGCATGTTCCTGATCGGAGCCGCCGGCTTCACCGTGGCCTCGCTGCTGTGCGCCGTGGCCTGGAGCCCCGGCGTGCTCGTCGGTGCCCGCGCGGTGCAGGGGCTGTTCGGCGCGGTGATGCTGCCGCAGGGCCTCGGCATGATCAAGCAGATGTTCTCCGACAAGGAGCAGGCCAAGGCGTTCGGCGCGTTCGGTCCCGTCATGGGCCTGTCCGCCGTCGGCGGGCCGATCCTGGCGGGCTGGCTCGTCGACGCCGACTACTTCGGCGTGGGCTGGCGCATGATCTTCTTCATCAACCTGCCGCTCGGGATCTTCGCGATCATGGGAGCGTTGCGCTTCCTGCCCGAGTACCGCGCCGAGCGCACGCCCCGGCTCGACGTGGCCGGGGTGCTGCTGGCCGCGGTCGGCGCGTTCCTGCTGCTCTACCCGCTCGTGCAGGGGCGCGAGCTGGACTGGCCGGTGTGGGTGTTCGTCATGCTGGCGGCGGGCGTCGTCCTGTTCGTGGCGTTCGGCCGCTACGAGGCCGCCCGCGAGCGGGCCGGGCGCGACCCCCTCGTCACGCCGAGTCTGTTCCGCAAGCGCGCGTTCACCGGCGGGCTCGCGCTGGGCCTGTTCTTCTTCGCCGTACTGATCGGCACCGGCCTGGTCTTCACCCTCTACCTGCAGGTCGGGCTCGGGTACTCGCCGCTGAAGGCGGGCCTGACCACGCTGCCGCAGGCGCTGGGCACGGTCGTCGGGTTCGTGGCCGCGGGCGCCGGGCTCAGCGAGCGGCTGGGCCGCCGGTTGCTGCTGATCGGCACGGTCGTGATGGGGCTCGGCATGATCGGTGTCGCCCTCACGGTGCGCGGGGCGGGCGCCGACATCAGCCCGTACCAGTTGAGCCCGGCCCTGCTGGTGCTGGGCGCGGGCATGGGGCTCGCGATGGCGCCGTTCTTCAACATCGTGCTGGCGGGCGTCGACGACGCCGAGACCGGCTCGGCGTCCGGGGCGCTGACCTCGGTGCAGCAGCTCGGCGGGGCCTTCGGCATCGCCATCCTCGGCACGATCTTCTTCGGGTTGCTGCCCGGCGCGGTGGCCCACCACGTCGACACGTCGGCGGGCGAACTGCGGGCCCAGCTCACGGCCGCCGCCGTGCCGCCCGCGGCGCAGCCCGCGATCATCGCGGGGATCCGCGCCTGCCTCGCCGACCGCGTCGCCGAGGACGACCCCGAGGTGCAGCCGGCGTCGTGCCGGTCCGGGGCCGCGCCCGGTGCGGCGGCCCCCGCCGACCCCGCAATCGCCGGGTACGCCGAGCGTGCGGTGCGCGACGGCTTCCGGGACGTGACCGTACGCACGCTCGGAGTGGCGCTCGTGCTGCTCGTCGCGGCGTTCGGGCTGGGCTTCCTGTTGCCCCGCCGGGCGCGGCCCGCAGCCGCCGGGCACTGA
- a CDS encoding thiol-disulfide oxidoreductase DCC family protein, translating into MNADRPTFVFDGDCSFCSTCADFIQRRIPTRAAVVPWQFTDLAALGLTRERAEESVQWVGTDGTIAAGPDAIALLLRDAGRLWTLPGRALQTPPVRFAAWPAYRWVAEHRHMLPGGTAACSLPQAQRDALRPPS; encoded by the coding sequence ATGAACGCGGACCGGCCCACCTTCGTCTTCGACGGCGACTGCTCGTTCTGCAGCACCTGTGCGGACTTCATCCAGCGGCGCATCCCGACCCGCGCCGCGGTCGTGCCGTGGCAGTTCACCGACCTCGCGGCGCTGGGCCTGACCCGGGAGCGGGCCGAGGAGTCGGTGCAGTGGGTGGGCACGGACGGGACGATCGCCGCCGGGCCGGACGCCATCGCGCTGCTGCTGCGCGACGCGGGGCGCCTCTGGACGCTGCCCGGCCGCGCCCTGCAGACTCCGCCGGTGCGGTTCGCCGCGTGGCCCGCGTACCGGTGGGTGGCGGAGCACCGGCACATGCTGCCCGGCGGGACCGCCGCCTGTTCCCTGCCGCAGGCCCAGCGCGACGCGCTGCGACCGCCGTCCTGA
- a CDS encoding GGDEF domain-containing protein, with the protein MRVSTAVDRLPVPVTTFGPLHLLAVRVHVLANTGRCREAIDAADAYAVLAAATGDTRTLPFLLQGKMYANLEMGRLAEAAALGERLLRHQRRAGSVLGEAKALCDLARVHVLSGHDIDGMHHLARAGVLLDRSTFDGDRRRSALCSFAEAATTAEMYETAAATYEQLSYASPAFRLVHAGTLLYWGLRLGHVGRTDEGAARLRRSAELTRHHLEETGPPDAGDAGTTAMLALALAKLGDVVPAEKLARESIMPLRAGENHQYARMAHLALGVSLRAQGQLAEARRELVAARELCVYGARPDEPLIIRFEMAQTAREIDDGQSSRDMFEAVESQVLQLWRLRLHRLAMLRQARQREELETARLRAEREIMRDPLTGLGNRRRFDAVLHRIDAGRIAPPLALLLIDLDHFKAVNDAYSHIAGDRVLREVAAILRAHCRAEDVPVRYAGDEFVVFLRGDAAAGREVAERIRAAVARTDILAGVRLTVSVGLAAMTPGMSADALFRAADERLYAAKWSGRNAIAC; encoded by the coding sequence ATGAGGGTCAGCACCGCCGTCGACCGGCTGCCGGTGCCCGTCACCACGTTCGGGCCACTGCACCTGCTGGCCGTCCGCGTGCACGTGCTGGCGAACACGGGCCGGTGCCGGGAGGCCATCGACGCGGCGGACGCGTACGCCGTGCTGGCCGCCGCCACCGGCGACACCCGTACGCTGCCGTTCCTGCTGCAGGGCAAGATGTACGCCAACCTGGAGATGGGTCGCCTGGCCGAGGCGGCCGCCCTCGGCGAGCGGCTGCTGCGCCACCAACGCCGGGCCGGCTCGGTGCTCGGCGAGGCCAAGGCGCTGTGCGACCTCGCCCGGGTACACGTGCTCAGCGGCCATGACATCGACGGCATGCACCACCTGGCCCGCGCCGGGGTGCTGCTCGACCGCAGCACGTTCGACGGCGACCGGCGCCGCTCGGCCCTCTGCTCGTTCGCCGAGGCCGCCACCACGGCGGAGATGTACGAGACCGCGGCCGCCACCTACGAACAGCTCAGCTACGCGTCGCCGGCGTTCCGGCTGGTGCACGCGGGCACCTTGCTCTACTGGGGACTGCGGCTGGGCCACGTCGGGCGTACCGACGAGGGCGCGGCCCGGCTGCGCCGCAGCGCCGAGCTCACCCGGCACCACCTGGAGGAGACCGGGCCACCGGACGCCGGTGACGCCGGCACCACGGCGATGCTGGCGCTGGCGCTGGCCAAGCTCGGCGACGTCGTCCCCGCGGAGAAGCTGGCCCGCGAATCGATCATGCCGTTGCGGGCGGGCGAGAATCATCAGTACGCCCGCATGGCGCACCTGGCCCTCGGCGTCAGCCTGCGCGCGCAGGGCCAACTGGCCGAGGCGCGCCGCGAGCTGGTCGCCGCCCGGGAGCTCTGCGTGTACGGCGCACGCCCCGACGAGCCACTGATCATCCGGTTCGAGATGGCGCAGACCGCGCGGGAGATCGACGACGGCCAGTCCAGCCGCGACATGTTCGAGGCCGTCGAGAGTCAGGTGCTCCAGCTCTGGCGGCTGCGGCTGCACCGGCTGGCGATGCTGCGCCAGGCCCGCCAGCGCGAGGAGCTGGAGACAGCCCGGCTGCGCGCCGAGCGGGAGATCATGCGTGACCCGCTCACCGGCCTGGGCAACCGGCGGCGCTTCGACGCCGTACTGCACCGCATCGACGCCGGACGGATCGCGCCGCCGCTGGCGCTGCTGCTGATCGACCTGGATCACTTCAAGGCGGTCAACGACGCGTACTCGCACATCGCGGGCGACCGCGTGCTGCGCGAGGTGGCGGCGATCCTGCGGGCCCACTGCCGGGCCGAGGACGTGCCGGTGCGCTACGCGGGCGACGAGTTCGTCGTGTTCCTGCGCGGCGACGCGGCGGCGGGCCGCGAGGTCGCCGAGCGCATCCGGGCCGCGGTCGCCCGGACGGACATCCTGGCGGGGGTACGCCTGACCGTGAGCGTGGGCCTGGCGGCGATGACCCCGGGGATGAGCGCGGACGCGCTGTTCCGCGCGGCGGACGAGCGCCTGTACGCGGCCAAGTGGAGCGGCCGCAACGCCATCGCCTGCTGA
- a CDS encoding ABC transporter ATP-binding protein, with product MAETTDRVPTVIADDAHVVYRVYGSAAAGANSPVASFKRIVTGQKSGAVREVHAVKGVSFVAYKGEAIGLIGSNGSGKSTLLRAIAGLLPVDRGTIYASGQPSLLGVNAALMNDLPGERNVVLGCLAMGMSPAEVKEKTADIIEFSGINERGDFSSLPMKTYSSGMSARLRFAIAAAKKHDVLLIDEALATGDAKFRRRSEQRVRDLREEAGTVFLVSHSEQSIRDTCERSIWLESGVIRADGPTEDVMKEYEAYMRK from the coding sequence GTGGCTGAGACAACCGACCGGGTACCGACCGTCATCGCCGACGACGCCCACGTCGTCTACCGGGTGTACGGCTCCGCGGCCGCGGGCGCGAACAGCCCGGTGGCCAGCTTCAAGCGCATCGTCACGGGACAGAAGTCCGGTGCGGTCCGCGAGGTGCACGCGGTCAAGGGCGTGAGCTTCGTCGCGTACAAGGGTGAGGCGATCGGGCTCATCGGCAGCAACGGCTCCGGCAAGTCCACCCTGCTGCGGGCGATCGCCGGGCTGCTGCCCGTCGACCGGGGCACGATCTACGCCTCCGGGCAGCCCTCGCTGCTCGGCGTGAACGCCGCCCTGATGAACGACCTGCCCGGCGAGCGCAACGTCGTGCTGGGCTGCCTCGCGATGGGCATGAGCCCCGCCGAGGTGAAGGAGAAGACCGCCGACATCATCGAGTTCTCCGGCATCAACGAGCGCGGCGACTTCAGCTCCCTGCCGATGAAGACGTACTCGTCCGGCATGTCGGCCCGGCTGCGCTTCGCCATCGCGGCGGCCAAGAAGCACGACGTGCTGCTGATCGACGAGGCGCTGGCCACCGGCGACGCCAAGTTCCGCCGCCGCAGCGAGCAGCGGGTCCGGGACCTGCGCGAGGAGGCCGGGACGGTGTTCCTGGTGAGCCACAGCGAGCAGTCGATCCGGGACACCTGCGAGCGCTCGATCTGGCTGGAGTCCGGCGTCATCCGCGCGGACGGCCCGACCGAGGACGTGATGAAGGAGTACGAGGCCTACATGCGGAAGTAG
- a CDS encoding TetR/AcrR family transcriptional regulator — translation MATGKRAPAGAAVLRGDITVAIRNAVMKELAEVGYGRLSIEAVARRAGVGKTAIYRRWGNKLEMVLEIVSDVAERAVPLPDTGTFAGDLRLLLMIASKALQHRMASQIIPDLMAEAARNPQIAETLQRALHTHQHAVGDKLVGQAIARGELPADADPDVAVDLILGPLYWRVAVARTPIDDDYLEKLAVAVTHALRGGRSAG, via the coding sequence GTGGCGACCGGGAAACGAGCACCCGCCGGAGCGGCGGTCCTGCGCGGGGACATCACCGTGGCGATCCGCAACGCCGTGATGAAAGAGCTGGCCGAGGTGGGTTACGGCCGCCTCTCCATCGAGGCTGTCGCGCGCCGGGCCGGGGTCGGCAAGACCGCGATCTACCGCAGGTGGGGCAACAAGCTCGAGATGGTACTTGAGATCGTCTCGGATGTGGCCGAGCGGGCCGTGCCACTTCCGGACACCGGCACCTTCGCCGGTGACCTCCGGCTGCTTCTCATGATCGCCAGCAAGGCGCTGCAGCACCGGATGGCCTCGCAGATCATCCCCGACCTGATGGCCGAGGCCGCGCGCAACCCGCAGATCGCCGAGACGCTGCAGCGGGCGCTGCACACCCACCAGCACGCGGTCGGCGACAAACTGGTCGGCCAGGCGATCGCCCGCGGGGAACTGCCCGCCGACGCCGACCCCGACGTGGCCGTCGACCTCATCCTCGGCCCGCTCTACTGGCGCGTCGCGGTGGCCCGGACCCCGATCGACGACGACTACCTGGAGAAGCTGGCCGTCGCGGTCACCCATGCGCTGCGGGGTGGTCGCTCGGCGGGCTGA
- a CDS encoding coiled-coil domain-containing protein — MRHTPARRLWATLLALMVVAAGSVLAGSAPASAAPRPLAAPGDTGDDGEGGSKSLIDALESASRGFTDAKDALTRSRARQRELAATLQRLDAELGPKQAALDEIVQQSYRTGRLGPMAALLTASDSDTLLDRADTLSSVAIRQDAAMRDLKQTRDGQAKAKLAIDATIRDQQKQLNVMARRKAQAEAALKAAGGGQDVAGPSGGGNTTKSATAPRNLGTGCTVDDPTTTGCITPRLQFAMQQAKGAGFTRFVKCFRHQNSGEHPKGRACDFAADKGTFGGVASGASRTYGDRLANYFIGNADRIGVLYVIWFRRIWLPSSGWKSYSRGNGDPSSDHTNHVHLSVR, encoded by the coding sequence GTGCGGCACACCCCTGCCCGACGGCTGTGGGCCACGCTCCTCGCCCTCATGGTCGTCGCCGCCGGATCGGTCCTCGCCGGTTCGGCTCCCGCCTCCGCGGCCCCCCGGCCGCTGGCCGCTCCGGGCGACACCGGCGACGACGGCGAGGGCGGCAGTAAGTCACTCATCGACGCACTCGAATCGGCGTCGCGCGGCTTCACCGACGCCAAGGACGCCCTGACCCGGTCCCGGGCGCGCCAGCGGGAACTGGCCGCCACGCTGCAGCGGCTCGACGCCGAGCTCGGCCCGAAGCAGGCCGCGCTGGACGAGATCGTGCAGCAGAGCTACCGGACCGGGCGGCTCGGGCCGATGGCGGCCCTGCTCACCGCGTCGGACTCGGACACCCTGCTGGACAGGGCCGACACCCTGAGCTCGGTCGCGATCCGGCAGGACGCGGCGATGCGCGACCTCAAGCAGACCCGGGACGGCCAGGCTAAGGCCAAGCTCGCGATCGACGCCACGATCCGCGACCAGCAGAAGCAGCTCAACGTCATGGCCCGCCGCAAGGCGCAGGCGGAGGCGGCACTCAAGGCCGCCGGTGGCGGCCAGGACGTCGCGGGACCGAGCGGCGGCGGCAACACCACCAAGTCCGCCACGGCTCCCCGCAACCTGGGCACCGGCTGCACCGTGGACGACCCCACGACCACCGGCTGCATCACGCCCCGCCTGCAGTTCGCCATGCAGCAGGCGAAGGGGGCCGGATTCACGCGCTTCGTCAAGTGCTTCCGGCACCAGAACTCCGGGGAGCATCCCAAGGGGCGGGCGTGTGACTTCGCGGCCGACAAGGGCACCTTCGGCGGGGTGGCCTCCGGCGCCAGCCGTACGTACGGGGACCGGCTGGCGAACTACTTCATCGGCAACGCCGACCGGATCGGCGTGCTGTACGTCATCTGGTTCCGCCGGATCTGGCTGCCCAGCAGCGGCTGGAAGTCGTACTCCCGGGGCAACGGGGACCCGTCGAGCGACCACACCAACCACGTGCACCTGTCGGTGCGCTGA
- a CDS encoding ABC transporter permease: MVQTAVAGNDTGLPMKELAKRHGLSAAGALPSLPAYLRQLWAYRHFIGAYANAKVSSSLGNTRLGMFWQVLTPLFNAAVYYLIFGVILSGTKDMDNFIAYLCTGVFVFGFTQSVVQSGVVAVTNNLGLIRALHFPRASLPLAVVMVEARNLAASMAVLMSIVLITGEPLTVEWLLIVPALLLQTIFNTGLAMLSARLGSKITDIKQLVPFIMRIWMYSSAVIYSVELFERRLDGWALRLVEANPMLVYIELMRHALMEDVPLAGSPTRLWIQSIVWALIVGVGGFIYFWRGEKGYGRG; encoded by the coding sequence ATGGTCCAGACGGCGGTCGCCGGCAACGACACCGGTCTGCCTATGAAGGAGCTGGCCAAGCGGCACGGCCTGAGCGCCGCCGGTGCCCTGCCCAGCCTGCCCGCGTACCTGCGGCAGCTGTGGGCCTACCGGCACTTCATCGGGGCGTACGCCAACGCCAAGGTCTCCTCGTCGCTGGGCAACACCCGGCTGGGGATGTTCTGGCAGGTCCTGACGCCGCTGTTCAACGCGGCGGTGTACTACCTGATCTTCGGCGTCATCCTGTCCGGCACCAAGGACATGGACAATTTCATCGCCTACCTCTGCACCGGCGTGTTCGTCTTCGGCTTCACCCAGTCGGTGGTGCAGAGCGGTGTCGTGGCGGTCACGAACAATCTCGGCCTGATCAGGGCGCTGCACTTCCCCCGCGCCAGCCTCCCGCTGGCCGTCGTGATGGTCGAAGCGCGCAACCTGGCCGCCTCCATGGCCGTGCTCATGAGCATCGTGCTGATCACGGGCGAGCCACTCACCGTCGAGTGGCTGCTGATCGTGCCCGCCCTGCTGCTGCAGACGATCTTCAACACCGGCCTCGCCATGCTGAGCGCCCGGCTCGGCTCCAAGATCACAGACATCAAACAGCTGGTCCCGTTCATCATGCGGATCTGGATGTACAGCTCCGCCGTGATCTACTCCGTGGAGCTGTTCGAGCGGCGGCTGGACGGCTGGGCGCTGCGCCTGGTCGAGGCCAACCCGATGCTGGTCTACATCGAGCTGATGCGGCACGCGCTCATGGAGGACGTCCCGCTCGCGGGCTCGCCCACCCGGCTGTGGATCCAATCCATCGTCTGGGCGCTGATCGTCGGCGTCGGCGGATTCATCTACTTCTGGCGCGGCGAGAAGGGGTACGGCCGTGGCTGA
- a CDS encoding sigma-70 family RNA polymerase sigma factor, giving the protein MRRRVSPDEELMTALYTEHYAVLLSFISRYVHDRHKAEDLVQETLLRAWRHIDHLEVDSTGRTRSYLLTIARNVVTNAWRAEQRRPRLVADDAAVESVPSADSVDQLVEGWLVAEALERLSAEHQAVVKAMYYEGQSVADAARRLSVPEGTVKSRAYYAVRALRTVFEEMGVIR; this is encoded by the coding sequence ATGAGACGACGGGTCAGTCCCGACGAGGAGCTGATGACCGCGCTCTATACGGAGCACTACGCGGTCCTGCTCAGCTTCATCTCGCGGTACGTGCACGACCGCCACAAGGCCGAGGACCTGGTGCAGGAGACCCTGCTGCGGGCCTGGCGGCACATCGACCACCTGGAAGTGGACAGCACCGGCCGCACCCGCTCATACCTGCTGACCATCGCCCGCAACGTCGTGACCAACGCCTGGCGCGCCGAGCAACGCCGTCCCCGGCTGGTCGCCGACGACGCCGCGGTGGAGTCGGTGCCGTCGGCCGACAGCGTCGACCAGCTCGTCGAGGGCTGGCTGGTGGCCGAGGCGCTGGAACGGCTCTCCGCCGAGCACCAGGCCGTGGTGAAGGCCATGTACTACGAGGGTCAGAGCGTCGCGGACGCGGCGCGCCGGCTGTCCGTGCCGGAGGGCACGGTCAAGTCGCGCGCCTACTACGCGGTCCGCGCGCTGCGCACCGTGTTCGAGGAGATGGGGGTGATCCGATGA
- a CDS encoding neprosin family prolyl endopeptidase → MSISRRGLVAAGLAVVTVGSMSVVWTLNAGAAENPADVTAVASASAEPSGAATDPSTAGADPSTTGAAPFTTVDADPAGPDPAEDASTPPARLPWGGRPVAVTRAEPGANSAKVAAEGADIAPADKSGATQAPPEFSPKGRNSRWSSVRSTRTSVVAPVPPPLTEPVPRAGSQVNFLYGVGSQNAETDGAYANFSIAKPKLASGDFHTLAELSVQSADGAQIVEVGWTVDRTVNGDSDPHIFVYHWVNRKETCYNACGFVQYSQTVKPGDTLPEGGNKRFGIQHYNDAWWVAYDTEWLGYFPDSLWNGQFTRSGQVQFFGEVASPSTQPCSHMGNGLASDNASAARVGSVAYINGPEVDLNVRAIGGVYSVNKLSARTFRYGGPGAC, encoded by the coding sequence GTGTCGATCTCCCGCCGCGGCCTGGTCGCCGCCGGCTTAGCCGTGGTCACCGTCGGATCGATGAGCGTCGTCTGGACGCTCAACGCCGGCGCGGCCGAGAATCCCGCCGACGTCACCGCGGTGGCGTCGGCGAGCGCGGAGCCGTCCGGCGCCGCCACGGACCCGTCCACGGCCGGCGCAGATCCCTCCACCACCGGCGCAGCTCCCTTCACCACCGTCGACGCGGATCCGGCCGGCCCGGATCCGGCCGAGGACGCGAGCACCCCACCGGCCCGGCTCCCGTGGGGTGGCCGCCCGGTCGCCGTCACCCGCGCCGAGCCTGGCGCCAACAGTGCCAAGGTCGCGGCCGAGGGCGCGGACATCGCCCCTGCGGACAAGTCCGGGGCGACCCAGGCCCCGCCGGAGTTCTCCCCCAAGGGCCGCAACTCCCGGTGGAGTTCGGTCCGCTCCACCCGCACCTCGGTCGTCGCGCCGGTCCCGCCGCCGCTGACCGAGCCGGTGCCCCGCGCGGGTTCCCAAGTCAACTTCCTGTACGGGGTCGGCTCGCAGAACGCCGAGACCGACGGCGCGTACGCGAACTTCTCCATCGCCAAGCCGAAGCTCGCCTCCGGCGACTTCCACACCCTGGCCGAGCTCAGCGTGCAGTCCGCCGACGGGGCGCAGATCGTCGAGGTGGGCTGGACCGTGGACCGCACGGTCAACGGCGACAGCGACCCGCACATCTTCGTGTACCACTGGGTGAACCGTAAGGAAACGTGCTACAACGCCTGCGGCTTCGTCCAGTACAGCCAGACCGTGAAGCCGGGCGACACCCTGCCCGAAGGCGGGAACAAGCGGTTCGGCATCCAGCACTACAACGACGCCTGGTGGGTCGCGTACGACACGGAATGGCTGGGGTACTTCCCGGACAGCCTGTGGAACGGGCAGTTCACCCGTTCCGGACAGGTGCAGTTCTTCGGTGAGGTGGCCTCGCCCAGCACCCAGCCGTGCAGCCACATGGGCAACGGTCTGGCTTCGGACAACGCCAGCGCGGCCCGGGTCGGCAGTGTGGCGTACATCAACGGGCCCGAGGTCGACCTCAACGTCCGCGCCATCGGCGGGGTCTACAGCGTGAACAAGCTCAGCGCCCGGACCTTCCGCTACGGCGGCCCGGGGGCCTGCTGA